From Candidatus Hadarchaeales archaeon, one genomic window encodes:
- a CDS encoding KEOPS complex subunit Pcc1, translating into MRLKAKVCCYYSQDKKAEAVAKALSPDNVGGKGVKVCTVRRGKKVVTTIEMEGRIETLLATLDDLLACTEVAESLSTL; encoded by the coding sequence ATGCGGTTGAAGGCCAAGGTATGTTGTTACTATTCTCAGGATAAGAAAGCCGAAGCCGTGGCTAAAGCCCTTTCCCCAGACAACGTTGGAGGGAAGGGAGTGAAAGTTTGCACGGTTAGAAGGGGAAAGAAGGTGGTAACCACCATCGAAATGGAAGGGAGGATAGAGACCCTTCTGGCTACCCTAGATGACCTTCTCGCCTGTACGGAGGTGGCGGAGAGTCTAAGCACCCTGTGA
- a CDS encoding OB-fold nucleic acid binding domain-containing protein yields MGLGFERVVEEIVRQTGVSREEVMARIREKEREFGSITTPEGLAKMVAAELGVRLPGEKLKPREITLKDLVPGMSNVNLLARVVRVYEPRSFPRWDGSVGRVASLILQDSTGRVRASLWDNKASLVETGAIQKGDLLRISGAYVQEGREGEPELKLAARSTVEVVKDPSLEAKFPLPEEDLVRISDLKEGHREVDLVGRVAAVGEVRVFERPDGSTDKFASFVLLDETGKIKVFLWGEKADLVKNLRRGEVVKLENAQVRVDPSGKPYLRVGSGGRVILSPDSPRASQLPEVDGKLLKLEEVEPGMPWVEVAARVRRKYPEREFKRQDGSVGKVVGMMLEDETGLMRVSFWDGAIERAGSLKVGDVVLLRGAYTRESPSGRPELHVSRSASVEVNPPGVEVGEFKPKRVRVGELEPGMDGVEVVGRVVEVEGVREFVREGRKGKVASLILGDTTGKVRVLLWQEHAERVPKVGEILLLRNAYTPLGSPQLELHLGRMGQLEINPPMEEELPPAEILSRLSQVPETRDIGEIQEPNLQVRVRGTIVQVIKRRPIFDLCPLCGRTLGTVDTSLFCEECGKVVSPEHRAVLNLLLDDGTGVIRAVLFGKVAEELVGMNSTRIFEEYRKSPNLIEFYRSLGLEGREVIFSGTTRRDEYLDQLELRVTSVEFPDAREEAERLLERVKALRS; encoded by the coding sequence ATGGGATTGGGGTTTGAGCGCGTGGTGGAAGAGATAGTTAGGCAGACTGGTGTGAGCAGAGAAGAGGTAATGGCTAGGATAAGGGAAAAGGAAAGGGAGTTCGGCTCCATCACCACCCCCGAGGGCTTGGCCAAGATGGTGGCGGCTGAGCTTGGGGTAAGGCTCCCCGGGGAGAAGCTCAAACCCAGGGAGATCACCTTGAAAGATCTGGTTCCTGGTATGTCGAATGTGAATTTATTGGCAAGGGTGGTGAGAGTATATGAGCCCAGGAGTTTTCCCCGCTGGGATGGGTCGGTGGGGAGGGTAGCTTCCCTCATCCTTCAGGATAGCACGGGAAGGGTTAGGGCTTCCCTTTGGGACAACAAGGCTTCGCTGGTGGAGACGGGTGCCATCCAGAAGGGGGATCTGCTCAGAATCAGCGGGGCCTACGTACAGGAAGGAAGGGAGGGGGAACCAGAACTGAAGCTTGCTGCTAGGAGCACGGTGGAAGTAGTCAAGGATCCTTCTCTGGAGGCCAAGTTCCCCCTTCCGGAAGAGGATTTGGTGAGGATCTCGGACTTGAAAGAGGGACACAGGGAAGTGGATTTGGTGGGAAGGGTGGCGGCGGTGGGAGAGGTGAGGGTCTTTGAGCGCCCAGATGGAAGTACCGATAAGTTCGCCTCTTTCGTTTTACTCGATGAGACGGGAAAGATCAAGGTCTTTCTCTGGGGAGAAAAGGCAGACTTGGTAAAGAACCTACGCAGGGGTGAAGTGGTTAAGCTTGAAAATGCGCAGGTTAGGGTGGATCCCAGTGGAAAGCCCTACTTGAGAGTGGGGAGTGGTGGTAGGGTAATCCTTTCACCCGATTCACCCAGAGCTTCTCAGTTGCCCGAAGTGGATGGAAAGTTGTTGAAGCTCGAAGAGGTGGAGCCGGGTATGCCTTGGGTGGAGGTGGCTGCCAGGGTGAGGAGGAAATATCCGGAGCGCGAGTTCAAGCGTCAGGATGGAAGCGTGGGGAAGGTAGTGGGGATGATGCTCGAGGACGAGACGGGATTGATGAGGGTCTCCTTCTGGGACGGAGCAATCGAAAGGGCTGGGAGTTTGAAGGTGGGAGATGTGGTACTTTTGAGAGGTGCTTACACGAGGGAAAGTCCCTCGGGGAGACCGGAGCTACACGTGAGTAGATCTGCCTCCGTTGAAGTGAATCCCCCCGGTGTGGAAGTGGGGGAGTTCAAACCCAAGAGGGTAAGGGTGGGTGAGTTGGAGCCAGGTATGGATGGGGTGGAGGTAGTGGGGAGAGTGGTGGAAGTGGAGGGGGTAAGGGAATTCGTAAGGGAAGGGAGGAAAGGAAAGGTAGCCAGCCTGATCTTGGGGGATACGACGGGGAAAGTGAGAGTCCTCCTCTGGCAGGAGCACGCCGAGCGGGTTCCCAAGGTGGGGGAAATTCTGCTTCTGAGAAACGCCTACACACCGCTGGGCTCACCCCAGCTGGAACTGCACCTGGGAAGAATGGGTCAGCTGGAAATCAATCCCCCGATGGAGGAAGAACTCCCACCGGCTGAAATCCTCTCCCGTCTCTCCCAGGTTCCAGAGACGAGGGACATAGGGGAAATTCAAGAACCAAATCTACAAGTAAGGGTGAGGGGAACGATAGTACAGGTAATCAAGCGGCGCCCCATCTTCGATCTCTGTCCCTTGTGTGGGAGGACTTTGGGTACGGTGGATACCAGTCTTTTCTGCGAGGAATGTGGTAAGGTAGTTTCTCCAGAGCACAGGGCAGTGTTAAACCTACTCCTGGACGATGGAACGGGTGTAATCAGAGCAGTTCTCTTTGGGAAGGTGGCGGAGGAGTTGGTGGGTATGAACTCCACGAGGATTTTTGAGGAGTACAGGAAATCGCCCAATCTGATCGAGTTCTATCGATCGCTTGGATTGGAGGGAAGGGAAGTGATCTTTTCAGGTACTACTAGAAGGGATGAATATTTGGATCAACTGGAGTTGAGGGTTACCTCCGTGGAGTTTCCGGATGCCAGGGAGGAGGCAGAACGTTTGCTGGAAAGGGTTAAAGCGTTGAGAAGTTGA
- a CDS encoding aminoacyl--tRNA ligase-related protein — MRFLLKARLRFSGGLEGLREEIGELLEGSSDLLRKGAPPGREGARVERWEVKGEELELWLVSDRYVRAHSALLRLAKELREKLGKHRLGLREVKGEEYRIELPFVPEVKDLGGLKCRVERVKENALLVLEDLSEGDLRRGTVDRLLSLLEKQPPQPERIQEIPKVVKEEEGTPPLFSDNPTEEMEKRGWIQEFPGRGQWLYGPPFTSLLLALEELILEEVVRPLGFVEVMLPKLIPLEVMRNMPGYLDGIPEGMYYVCSPPRDPQAFADFKSEIRLRKRVASELLKEAVEAPSYVLAPAQCEPFYQMFSRKLVKLEELPVKFFDRSGWTYRWEGGGAEGLIRTHEFRRIELVFLGSPQQVVEIREGVRERSENLLRKLGMRWRLTVATPFYLREGEKERGGPEVATYDLEVRLPYKQDWLEVASLNVHGEKFVKSFGIREMKGREIWTGCCGFGTTRWAVGFLAHYGLEKGSWPEPVRARVRVLSGGEKDEG; from the coding sequence TTGAGGTTCCTTTTAAAAGCGAGGCTGAGGTTCAGCGGAGGGCTGGAGGGACTAAGGGAAGAAATAGGTGAGCTGCTGGAAGGATCATCCGATCTTTTGAGGAAGGGTGCCCCGCCGGGAAGGGAGGGGGCAAGGGTGGAGAGATGGGAGGTGAAAGGTGAAGAGTTAGAACTCTGGTTGGTCTCCGATAGATATGTGAGGGCCCATAGCGCCCTCCTTCGTTTGGCGAAGGAGCTGAGAGAAAAACTGGGGAAGCATAGGCTAGGGCTCAGAGAAGTGAAGGGGGAAGAATACAGGATAGAGTTACCCTTCGTTCCCGAGGTGAAGGATCTGGGAGGTCTCAAGTGTAGGGTGGAGAGGGTAAAAGAGAACGCCCTTTTGGTTCTGGAGGATCTCTCCGAAGGTGATCTGAGGAGGGGGACGGTGGATCGCCTGCTTTCCCTGCTGGAGAAACAACCTCCCCAACCAGAGAGGATCCAGGAGATTCCAAAGGTGGTGAAAGAAGAGGAGGGAACTCCCCCCCTTTTCTCAGACAATCCGACGGAGGAAATGGAAAAGAGAGGATGGATTCAGGAGTTCCCCGGAAGGGGGCAGTGGCTTTATGGTCCTCCCTTCACCTCCCTACTGTTGGCTTTGGAAGAGCTGATTTTGGAAGAGGTGGTAAGACCTTTGGGCTTTGTGGAGGTCATGCTTCCAAAGCTCATCCCCTTGGAAGTGATGAGGAACATGCCTGGTTACCTCGACGGTATACCAGAGGGAATGTATTATGTTTGCTCCCCGCCCAGGGATCCTCAGGCCTTCGCAGACTTCAAGAGTGAAATAAGGCTCCGCAAGAGGGTGGCTTCAGAACTGCTCAAGGAAGCGGTGGAGGCCCCCTCCTATGTCTTGGCGCCCGCCCAATGCGAGCCCTTTTATCAGATGTTCAGTAGGAAGCTGGTGAAGCTGGAGGAACTTCCTGTCAAGTTCTTCGACAGGAGCGGTTGGACGTACAGATGGGAGGGAGGGGGGGCGGAAGGTCTAATCCGTACCCATGAATTCAGGAGGATAGAGCTGGTTTTCTTGGGCTCCCCCCAACAGGTGGTGGAGATAAGGGAGGGGGTGAGGGAGAGGAGCGAGAATCTTTTGAGGAAGTTGGGAATGAGGTGGAGGTTGACCGTAGCCACTCCCTTCTACCTCAGGGAAGGTGAGAAAGAAAGGGGAGGACCAGAAGTGGCAACCTATGACTTGGAGGTGAGGCTACCCTACAAACAGGACTGGTTGGAGGTGGCTTCTTTGAACGTCCATGGGGAGAAGTTCGTGAAATCCTTCGGGATAAGGGAGATGAAGGGAAGGGAGATTTGGACGGGATGTTGTGGTTTCGGAACCACGCGTTGGGCGGTGGGTTTTTTGGCTCATTATGGCCTGGAAAAGGGGTCTTGGCCAGAGCCCGTGAGGGCACGCGTGAGGGTTTTATCCGGTGGAGAGAAAGATGAGGGATAG
- the radA gene encoding DNA repair and recombination protein RadA, producing MEELPGVGPAIAERLREAGYRTISSLAVATVEELREVAEIGEAQARRIIEAAKQMADIGKFITGEEVLELRKKLGWITTGSKQLDVLLGGGIPTRSVTEVFGEFGTGKTQLAHQLCVNVQLPEERGGLNGKAVFIDTENTFRPERIQDMARALDLDEREAVRNIFFARAYNTDQQLLLAEKVEELAERENIKLLVVDSLTSLFRAEFVGREALAARQQKLARHLLTLHRLSEFKDLAVLVTNQVQARPDMFFGDPTKPIGGHVLAHSVTTRVYLRRSKGNKRIARVVDSPSLPEAEAIFSVSEVGIRD from the coding sequence TTGGAAGAGCTTCCCGGGGTGGGACCGGCCATTGCGGAGAGGTTGAGAGAAGCAGGATACAGGACCATTTCCTCGCTTGCCGTGGCGACCGTGGAGGAGCTGAGGGAAGTGGCGGAAATAGGGGAAGCACAGGCTCGAAGGATCATAGAAGCGGCCAAGCAGATGGCGGACATAGGTAAGTTCATTACGGGAGAAGAGGTCCTAGAACTGAGGAAAAAGCTTGGATGGATCACCACTGGGAGCAAACAGTTGGATGTTTTACTGGGAGGGGGGATACCTACTAGGTCGGTCACCGAGGTCTTTGGGGAGTTTGGGACGGGAAAAACTCAACTGGCCCATCAGCTCTGCGTTAATGTACAACTACCCGAGGAGAGGGGAGGTCTGAACGGTAAGGCGGTCTTCATCGACACGGAAAACACGTTCAGACCGGAGCGTATTCAGGATATGGCAAGAGCTTTAGATTTGGACGAAAGGGAGGCCGTGAGAAACATCTTTTTCGCCAGAGCCTACAACACGGACCAGCAACTCCTCCTGGCCGAGAAGGTGGAGGAGCTGGCAGAAAGGGAAAACATCAAGTTGTTGGTGGTGGATTCCCTCACCTCCCTTTTCAGGGCGGAGTTCGTGGGAAGGGAAGCCCTAGCGGCCAGACAGCAGAAGCTAGCCAGACATCTCCTGACCCTCCACAGGCTTTCGGAGTTCAAGGACTTGGCAGTACTGGTGACCAACCAAGTACAGGCTAGGCCAGACATGTTCTTTGGAGACCCCACCAAGCCCATAGGAGGACACGTGCTGGCCCATTCCGTGACCACTAGGGTATACCTGAGGAGGAGCAAAGGGAACAAGCGTATAGCCAGGGTGGTGGATAGCCCCTCCCTTCCGGAGGCCGAAGCCATTTTCTCCGTCTCCGAAGTGGGTATAAGGGACTGA
- a CDS encoding 30S ribosomal protein S3ae, translated as MPEKASSAKEWKKKTWYELYAPPMFGGARIGETPASDPQKVLGRRVEVSLGDLVQDPSRTYLKLFFQVVKVDGEKAYTDFVGHDMAQYFIRSQVRRRATKITHILTVKTKDGREIQITAVVLTLKKISRSQVKAIRSEITNLLTTRASERTFDQFVQEAVLGKLSADIYKVAKKYCPIRRVEIQKTEVLKTPKREVAEPGTPVPQVPVAGVTESGA; from the coding sequence TTGCCAGAGAAAGCGAGCTCGGCTAAGGAGTGGAAGAAGAAGACCTGGTACGAGCTTTATGCTCCCCCGATGTTTGGGGGAGCTAGGATAGGGGAGACTCCGGCATCCGATCCCCAAAAGGTCCTGGGGAGAAGGGTAGAGGTCTCTTTGGGGGACCTAGTTCAGGACCCTTCGAGGACCTATCTGAAACTCTTTTTCCAAGTGGTGAAAGTGGATGGGGAAAAGGCTTATACGGACTTCGTGGGCCATGATATGGCCCAATACTTCATCAGGAGCCAAGTAAGGAGGAGGGCCACCAAGATTACCCATATCCTCACCGTGAAGACCAAGGATGGAAGGGAGATCCAGATCACTGCCGTGGTGTTAACGTTGAAGAAAATTTCGAGATCGCAGGTGAAGGCCATTCGTTCGGAGATAACCAATCTCCTCACGACAAGGGCTTCGGAGCGCACCTTCGATCAGTTCGTTCAGGAGGCCGTGCTAGGCAAGCTCTCAGCCGATATCTACAAGGTGGCGAAGAAGTATTGTCCTATCAGAAGGGTTGAAATTCAAAAAACAGAAGTTCTCAAGACTCCGAAAAGGGAAGTGGCCGAGCCGGGTACTCCAGTTCCTCAGGTTCCGGTTGCGGGGGTTACCGAGTCTGGAGCTTAA